A genome region from Octopus sinensis linkage group LG26, ASM634580v1, whole genome shotgun sequence includes the following:
- the LOC115224833 gene encoding nucleoside diphosphate kinase codes for MERTFIAVKPEGVQRGLCGEVMTRFEKRGFQLVACKLVHASKTLLESHYEEHKGKGFFDGLVAHMSSSPVLAMVWEGASVISTARTMMGATDPKKSAPGTIRGDYGIDMGRNIIHGSDGTESATREINLWFTKEEQITWKPALSSWLYE; via the coding sequence actgTGTGGTGAAGTCATGACCCGTTTTGAGAAACGTGGCTTCCAGTTGGTTGCCTGCAAGTTGGTCCATGCTTCCAAGACCCTTTTGGAATCCCATTATGAAGAACACAAAGGAAAAGGTTTCTTTGATGGCCTCGTAGCCCACATGTCCTCCTCCCCCGTGTTGGCCATGGTCTGGGAAGGTGCCAGTGTAATTTCAACTGCTCGCACCATGATGGGAGCTACTGACCCCAAGAAGTCCGCCCCTGGTACCATCCGTGGTGATTACGGTATTGATATGGGACGCAACATCATCCATGGTAGTGATGGAACTGAATCTGCCACTCGTGAAATCAATTTATGGTTTACTAAGGAGGAGCAAATCACTTGGAAACCAGCTCTGAGCAGCTGGTTGTACGAGTAA